The following proteins are co-located in the Carassius auratus strain Wakin chromosome 7, ASM336829v1, whole genome shotgun sequence genome:
- the tle3b gene encoding transducin-like enhancer protein 3-B isoform X18 yields MYPQGRHPAPHQPGQPGFKFTVAESCDRIKDEFQFLQAQYHSLKVEYDKLANEKTEMQRHYVMYYEMSYGLNIEMHKQTEIAKRLNAILAQIMPFLSQEHQQQVAQAVERAKQVTMTELNAIIGQQLQAQHLSHAAHGPPVQLPPHPSGLQPPGIPSVTGSGSGLLALGALGSQAHLPVKDEKNHHDLEHRERESSTQNNSVSPSDSLRASDKHRGSSEYSLDPKKRRVEEKENMSRYDSDGDKSDDLVVDVSNEDPATPRASPSHSPPENGLDKARALKKDAPNSPASVASSGSTPSSKVKDHPHNDKSSTPGLKSNTPTPRNDAPTPGTSNTPGLRPIPGKPPGMEALTAPALRTPLSIAAPYGAPFAMMGHHPEMNGSLTNPGVYSGLHISPQMSAAAAAAYGRSTMAGFDPHPHMRAPGLPTSLTSIPGGKPAYSFHVSADGQMQPVPFPPDALIGPGIPRHARQINTLSHGEVVCAVTISNPTRHVYTGGKGCVKIWDISQPGSKSPVSQLDCLNRDNYIRSCKLLPDGRTLIVGGEASTLTIWDLASQTPRIKAELTSSAPACYALAISPDAKVCFSCCSDGNIAVWDLHNQTLVRQFQGHTDGASCIDISHDGTKLWTGGLDNTVRSWDLREGRQLQQHDFTSQIFSLGYCPTGEWLAVGMESSNVEVLHHTKPDKYQLHLHESCVLSLKFAYCGKWFVSTGKDNLLNAWRTPYGASIFQSKESSSVLSCDISADDKYIVTGSGDKKATVYEVIY; encoded by the exons ATGTATCCGCAGGGCCGGCATCCG gCACCTCACCAGCCTGGTCAGCCAGGCTTCAAATTCACTGTAGCAGAATCTTGTGACAGGATCAAAGATGAATTCCAGTTCCTTCAAGCTCAGTACCACAG TCTTAAAGTGGAGTATGACAAACTGGCCAATGAGAAGACAGAGATGCAGCGACATTATGTCATG TACTATGAGATGTCCTATGGGCTGAACATTGAAATGCATAAACAG ACTGAGATTGCCAAACGGCTAAATGCGATTCTTGCTCAAATCATGCCTTTCTTGTCACAagag CACCAACAGCAGGTTGCGCAGGCTGTTGAACGTGCTAAGCAAGTGACAATGACAGAGTTGAATGCCATCATCGGG cagcagctccagGCTCAACACCTTTCTCATGCTGCTCATGGACCCCCGGTCCAGCTGCCCCCTCACCCTTCGGGGCTGCAGCCCCCAGGCATCCCTTCAGTCACGGGCTCAGGCTCAGGTCTGCTGGCGCTGGGAGCTCTGGGCAGCCAGGCGCACCTGCCAGTCAAAGACGAGAAGAACCACCATGACCTGGAGCACAGAG AGCGGGAATCTAGCACA CAGAATAATTCAGTATCACCATCAGACAGCCTGAGGGCCAGTGACAAACACAGAGGCTCGTCAGAATACAGTCTGGACCCGAAGAAACGCAGAGTGGAGGAGAAGGAAAACATGAGCCGATAT GACAGTGATGGTGACAAAAGTGATGATCTGGTCGTTGATGTGTCCAACGAG GATCCAGCCACTCCAAGGGCCAGCCCCTCTCACTCTCCCCCTGAGAATGGACTTGACAAGGCCAGAGCGCTGAAGAAAGATGCCCCCAACAGCCCGGCTTCTGTTGCCTCCTCTGGAAGCACCCCCTCCTCAAAAGTGAAGGACCACCCACAT AACGACAAGTCCTCCACCCCAGGTTTAAAGTCCAACACCCCCACCCCACGCAACGATGCTCCCACCCCAGGAACCAGCAACACCCCTGGGCTCAGGCCCATTCCCGGAAAACCACCAGGCATGGAAGCGCTGA CAGCACCTGCTCTACGTACACCATTGTCGATTGCGGCGCCATATGGGGCTCCATTCGCCATGATGGGTCACCATCCAGAGATGAACGGTTCATTGACCAATCCGGGTGTTTACTCTGGCCTTCACATCTCTCCTCAGATGAGTGCCGCAGCCGCTGCTGCCTATGGACGATCAACTATG GCGGGCTTTGATCCTCATCCCCACATGCGTGCTCCTGGTCTGCCGACAAGTCTGACCTCTATACCTGGAGGAAAACC GGCCTACTCCTTCCACGTTAGCGCAGATGGCCAGATGCAACCAGTACCTTTTCCTCCAGATGCTCTGATTGGACCCGGCATTCCCCGTCATGCTCGTCAGATCAACACACTCAGCCACGGTGAGGTGGTGTGTGCCGTAACCATCAGCAACCCCACGCGGCACGTCTATACTGGTGGCAAAGGCTGCGTGAAGATCTGGGATATCAGTCAGCCCGGCAGCAAGAGCCCTGTCTCACAACTCGACTGTCTG aacAGGGATAACTATATCCGTTCCTGTAAGCTGCTTCCGGATGGCCGCACTTTGATCGTTGGAGGGGAAGCCAGCACTCTGACCATATGGGATTTGGCCTCTCAGACTCCCCGTATCAAAGCCGAGCTCACCTCTTCTGCCCCGGCCTGCTATGCGCTGGCGATCAGCCCTGATGCCAAGGTCTGCTTCTCCTGCTGCAGTGATGGAAATATTGCTGTCTGGGACCTTCATAACCAAACCCTTGTCAG GCAGTTCCAGGGTCACACAGATGGTGCAAGTTGTATAGACATTTCCCATGATGGCACCAAACTGTGGACAGGTGGACTGGACAACACCGTACGGTCCTGGGACCTGAGAGAGGGACGACAGCTCCAGCAGCATGACTTTACTTCACAG ATCTTCTCTCTGGGCTACTGTCCGACGGGCGAGTGGCTGGCTGTGGGAATGGAGAGCAGTAATGTGGAGGTGCTTCATCACACCAAGCCTGACAAGTACCAGCTGCACCTGCATGAGAGCTGTGTCCTCTCCCTCAAATTTGCCTACTGTG GTAAATGGTTTGTGAGCACTGGGAAGGACAATCTCTTGAATGCTTGGAGGACTCCCTATGGTGCCAGCATTTTCCAG TCCAAGGAGTCGTCTTCTGTCCTGAGCTGTGACATCTCAGCTGATGATAAGTACATTGTGACAGGATCTGGAGACAAGAAGGCCACTGTGTATGAAGTGATCTACTAA
- the tle3b gene encoding transducin-like enhancer protein 3-B isoform X9, producing MYPQGRHPAPHQPGQPGFKFTVAESCDRIKDEFQFLQAQYHSLKVEYDKLANEKTEMQRHYVMYYEMSYGLNIEMHKQTEIAKRLNAILAQIMPFLSQEHQQQVAQAVERAKQVTMTELNAIIGVRGLPNLPLTQQQLQAQHLSHAAHGPPVQLPPHPSGLQPPGIPSVTGSGSGLLALGALGSQAHLPVKDEKNHHDLEHRERESSTQNNSVSPSDSLRASDKHRGSSEYSLDPKKRRVEEKENMSRYDSDGDKSDDLVVDVSNEDPATPRASPSHSPPENGLDKARALKKDAPNSPASVASSGSTPSSKVKDHPHNDKSSTPGLKSNTPTPRNDAPTPGTSNTPGLRPIPGKPPGMEALTAPALRTPLSIAAPYGAPFAMMGHHPEMNGSLTNPGVYSGLHISPQMSAAAAAAYGRSTMAGFDPHPHMRAPGLPTSLTSIPGGKPAYSFHVSADGQMQPVPFPPDALIGPGIPRHARQINTLSHGEVVCAVTISNPTRHVYTGGKGCVKIWDISQPGSKSPVSQLDCLNRDNYIRSCKLLPDGRTLIVGGEASTLTIWDLASQTPRIKAELTSSAPACYALAISPDAKVCFSCCSDGNIAVWDLHNQTLVRQFQGHTDGASCIDISHDGTKLWTGGLDNTVRSWDLREGRQLQQHDFTSQIFSLGYCPTGEWLAVGMESSNVEVLHHTKPDKYQLHLHESCVLSLKFAYCGKWFVSTGKDNLLNAWRTPYGASIFQSKESSSVLSCDISADDKYIVTGSGDKKATVYEVIY from the exons ATGTATCCGCAGGGCCGGCATCCG gCACCTCACCAGCCTGGTCAGCCAGGCTTCAAATTCACTGTAGCAGAATCTTGTGACAGGATCAAAGATGAATTCCAGTTCCTTCAAGCTCAGTACCACAG TCTTAAAGTGGAGTATGACAAACTGGCCAATGAGAAGACAGAGATGCAGCGACATTATGTCATG TACTATGAGATGTCCTATGGGCTGAACATTGAAATGCATAAACAG ACTGAGATTGCCAAACGGCTAAATGCGATTCTTGCTCAAATCATGCCTTTCTTGTCACAagag CACCAACAGCAGGTTGCGCAGGCTGTTGAACGTGCTAAGCAAGTGACAATGACAGAGTTGAATGCCATCATCGGGGTACGTGGACTTCCCAATCTGCCTCTCACC cagcagcagctccagGCTCAACACCTTTCTCATGCTGCTCATGGACCCCCGGTCCAGCTGCCCCCTCACCCTTCGGGGCTGCAGCCCCCAGGCATCCCTTCAGTCACGGGCTCAGGCTCAGGTCTGCTGGCGCTGGGAGCTCTGGGCAGCCAGGCGCACCTGCCAGTCAAAGACGAGAAGAACCACCATGACCTGGAGCACAGAG AGCGGGAATCTAGCACA CAGAATAATTCAGTATCACCATCAGACAGCCTGAGGGCCAGTGACAAACACAGAGGCTCGTCAGAATACAGTCTGGACCCGAAGAAACGCAGAGTGGAGGAGAAGGAAAACATGAGCCGATAT GACAGTGATGGTGACAAAAGTGATGATCTGGTCGTTGATGTGTCCAACGAG GATCCAGCCACTCCAAGGGCCAGCCCCTCTCACTCTCCCCCTGAGAATGGACTTGACAAGGCCAGAGCGCTGAAGAAAGATGCCCCCAACAGCCCGGCTTCTGTTGCCTCCTCTGGAAGCACCCCCTCCTCAAAAGTGAAGGACCACCCACAT AACGACAAGTCCTCCACCCCAGGTTTAAAGTCCAACACCCCCACCCCACGCAACGATGCTCCCACCCCAGGAACCAGCAACACCCCTGGGCTCAGGCCCATTCCCGGAAAACCACCAGGCATGGAAGCGCTGA CAGCACCTGCTCTACGTACACCATTGTCGATTGCGGCGCCATATGGGGCTCCATTCGCCATGATGGGTCACCATCCAGAGATGAACGGTTCATTGACCAATCCGGGTGTTTACTCTGGCCTTCACATCTCTCCTCAGATGAGTGCCGCAGCCGCTGCTGCCTATGGACGATCAACTATG GCGGGCTTTGATCCTCATCCCCACATGCGTGCTCCTGGTCTGCCGACAAGTCTGACCTCTATACCTGGAGGAAAACC GGCCTACTCCTTCCACGTTAGCGCAGATGGCCAGATGCAACCAGTACCTTTTCCTCCAGATGCTCTGATTGGACCCGGCATTCCCCGTCATGCTCGTCAGATCAACACACTCAGCCACGGTGAGGTGGTGTGTGCCGTAACCATCAGCAACCCCACGCGGCACGTCTATACTGGTGGCAAAGGCTGCGTGAAGATCTGGGATATCAGTCAGCCCGGCAGCAAGAGCCCTGTCTCACAACTCGACTGTCTG aacAGGGATAACTATATCCGTTCCTGTAAGCTGCTTCCGGATGGCCGCACTTTGATCGTTGGAGGGGAAGCCAGCACTCTGACCATATGGGATTTGGCCTCTCAGACTCCCCGTATCAAAGCCGAGCTCACCTCTTCTGCCCCGGCCTGCTATGCGCTGGCGATCAGCCCTGATGCCAAGGTCTGCTTCTCCTGCTGCAGTGATGGAAATATTGCTGTCTGGGACCTTCATAACCAAACCCTTGTCAG GCAGTTCCAGGGTCACACAGATGGTGCAAGTTGTATAGACATTTCCCATGATGGCACCAAACTGTGGACAGGTGGACTGGACAACACCGTACGGTCCTGGGACCTGAGAGAGGGACGACAGCTCCAGCAGCATGACTTTACTTCACAG ATCTTCTCTCTGGGCTACTGTCCGACGGGCGAGTGGCTGGCTGTGGGAATGGAGAGCAGTAATGTGGAGGTGCTTCATCACACCAAGCCTGACAAGTACCAGCTGCACCTGCATGAGAGCTGTGTCCTCTCCCTCAAATTTGCCTACTGTG GTAAATGGTTTGTGAGCACTGGGAAGGACAATCTCTTGAATGCTTGGAGGACTCCCTATGGTGCCAGCATTTTCCAG TCCAAGGAGTCGTCTTCTGTCCTGAGCTGTGACATCTCAGCTGATGATAAGTACATTGTGACAGGATCTGGAGACAAGAAGGCCACTGTGTATGAAGTGATCTACTAA
- the tle3b gene encoding transducin-like enhancer protein 3-B isoform X20 has product MYPQGRHPAPHQPGQPGFKFTVAESCDRIKDEFQFLQAQYHSLKVEYDKLANEKTEMQRHYVMYYEMSYGLNIEMHKQTEIAKRLNAILAQIMPFLSQEHQQQVAQAVERAKQVTMTELNAIIGQQLQAQHLSHAAHGPPVQLPPHPSGLQPPGIPSVTGSGSGLLALGALGSQAHLPVKDEKNHHDLEHRERESSTQNNSVSPSDSLRASDKHRGSSEYSLDPKKRRVEEKENMSRYDSDGDKSDDLVVDVSNEDPATPRASPSHSPPENGLDKARALKKDAPNSPASVASSGSTPSSKVKDHPHNDKSSTPGLKSNTPTPRNDAPTPGTSNTPGLRPIPGKPPGMEALTPALRTPLSIAAPYGAPFAMMGHHPEMNGSLTNPGVYSGLHISPQMSAAAAAAYGRSTMAGFDPHPHMRAPGLPTSLTSIPGGKPAYSFHVSADGQMQPVPFPPDALIGPGIPRHARQINTLSHGEVVCAVTISNPTRHVYTGGKGCVKIWDISQPGSKSPVSQLDCLNRDNYIRSCKLLPDGRTLIVGGEASTLTIWDLASQTPRIKAELTSSAPACYALAISPDAKVCFSCCSDGNIAVWDLHNQTLVRQFQGHTDGASCIDISHDGTKLWTGGLDNTVRSWDLREGRQLQQHDFTSQIFSLGYCPTGEWLAVGMESSNVEVLHHTKPDKYQLHLHESCVLSLKFAYCGKWFVSTGKDNLLNAWRTPYGASIFQSKESSSVLSCDISADDKYIVTGSGDKKATVYEVIY; this is encoded by the exons ATGTATCCGCAGGGCCGGCATCCG gCACCTCACCAGCCTGGTCAGCCAGGCTTCAAATTCACTGTAGCAGAATCTTGTGACAGGATCAAAGATGAATTCCAGTTCCTTCAAGCTCAGTACCACAG TCTTAAAGTGGAGTATGACAAACTGGCCAATGAGAAGACAGAGATGCAGCGACATTATGTCATG TACTATGAGATGTCCTATGGGCTGAACATTGAAATGCATAAACAG ACTGAGATTGCCAAACGGCTAAATGCGATTCTTGCTCAAATCATGCCTTTCTTGTCACAagag CACCAACAGCAGGTTGCGCAGGCTGTTGAACGTGCTAAGCAAGTGACAATGACAGAGTTGAATGCCATCATCGGG cagcagctccagGCTCAACACCTTTCTCATGCTGCTCATGGACCCCCGGTCCAGCTGCCCCCTCACCCTTCGGGGCTGCAGCCCCCAGGCATCCCTTCAGTCACGGGCTCAGGCTCAGGTCTGCTGGCGCTGGGAGCTCTGGGCAGCCAGGCGCACCTGCCAGTCAAAGACGAGAAGAACCACCATGACCTGGAGCACAGAG AGCGGGAATCTAGCACA CAGAATAATTCAGTATCACCATCAGACAGCCTGAGGGCCAGTGACAAACACAGAGGCTCGTCAGAATACAGTCTGGACCCGAAGAAACGCAGAGTGGAGGAGAAGGAAAACATGAGCCGATAT GACAGTGATGGTGACAAAAGTGATGATCTGGTCGTTGATGTGTCCAACGAG GATCCAGCCACTCCAAGGGCCAGCCCCTCTCACTCTCCCCCTGAGAATGGACTTGACAAGGCCAGAGCGCTGAAGAAAGATGCCCCCAACAGCCCGGCTTCTGTTGCCTCCTCTGGAAGCACCCCCTCCTCAAAAGTGAAGGACCACCCACAT AACGACAAGTCCTCCACCCCAGGTTTAAAGTCCAACACCCCCACCCCACGCAACGATGCTCCCACCCCAGGAACCAGCAACACCCCTGGGCTCAGGCCCATTCCCGGAAAACCACCAGGCATGGAAGCGCTGA CACCTGCTCTACGTACACCATTGTCGATTGCGGCGCCATATGGGGCTCCATTCGCCATGATGGGTCACCATCCAGAGATGAACGGTTCATTGACCAATCCGGGTGTTTACTCTGGCCTTCACATCTCTCCTCAGATGAGTGCCGCAGCCGCTGCTGCCTATGGACGATCAACTATG GCGGGCTTTGATCCTCATCCCCACATGCGTGCTCCTGGTCTGCCGACAAGTCTGACCTCTATACCTGGAGGAAAACC GGCCTACTCCTTCCACGTTAGCGCAGATGGCCAGATGCAACCAGTACCTTTTCCTCCAGATGCTCTGATTGGACCCGGCATTCCCCGTCATGCTCGTCAGATCAACACACTCAGCCACGGTGAGGTGGTGTGTGCCGTAACCATCAGCAACCCCACGCGGCACGTCTATACTGGTGGCAAAGGCTGCGTGAAGATCTGGGATATCAGTCAGCCCGGCAGCAAGAGCCCTGTCTCACAACTCGACTGTCTG aacAGGGATAACTATATCCGTTCCTGTAAGCTGCTTCCGGATGGCCGCACTTTGATCGTTGGAGGGGAAGCCAGCACTCTGACCATATGGGATTTGGCCTCTCAGACTCCCCGTATCAAAGCCGAGCTCACCTCTTCTGCCCCGGCCTGCTATGCGCTGGCGATCAGCCCTGATGCCAAGGTCTGCTTCTCCTGCTGCAGTGATGGAAATATTGCTGTCTGGGACCTTCATAACCAAACCCTTGTCAG GCAGTTCCAGGGTCACACAGATGGTGCAAGTTGTATAGACATTTCCCATGATGGCACCAAACTGTGGACAGGTGGACTGGACAACACCGTACGGTCCTGGGACCTGAGAGAGGGACGACAGCTCCAGCAGCATGACTTTACTTCACAG ATCTTCTCTCTGGGCTACTGTCCGACGGGCGAGTGGCTGGCTGTGGGAATGGAGAGCAGTAATGTGGAGGTGCTTCATCACACCAAGCCTGACAAGTACCAGCTGCACCTGCATGAGAGCTGTGTCCTCTCCCTCAAATTTGCCTACTGTG GTAAATGGTTTGTGAGCACTGGGAAGGACAATCTCTTGAATGCTTGGAGGACTCCCTATGGTGCCAGCATTTTCCAG TCCAAGGAGTCGTCTTCTGTCCTGAGCTGTGACATCTCAGCTGATGATAAGTACATTGTGACAGGATCTGGAGACAAGAAGGCCACTGTGTATGAAGTGATCTACTAA
- the tle3b gene encoding transducin-like enhancer protein 3-B isoform X19, producing MYPQGRHPAPHQPGQPGFKFTVAESCDRIKDEFQFLQAQYHSLKVEYDKLANEKTEMQRHYVMYYEMSYGLNIEMHKQTEIAKRLNAILAQIMPFLSQEHQQQVAQAVERAKQVTMTELNAIIGQQQLQAQHLSHAAHGPPVQLPPHPSGLQPPGIPSVTGSGSGLLALGALGSQAHLPVKDEKNHHDLEHRERESSTNNSVSPSDSLRASDKHRGSSEYSLDPKKRRVEEKENMSRYDSDGDKSDDLVVDVSNEDPATPRASPSHSPPENGLDKARALKKDAPNSPASVASSGSTPSSKVKDHPHNDKSSTPGLKSNTPTPRNDAPTPGTSNTPGLRPIPGKPPGMEALTPALRTPLSIAAPYGAPFAMMGHHPEMNGSLTNPGVYSGLHISPQMSAAAAAAYGRSTMAGFDPHPHMRAPGLPTSLTSIPGGKPAYSFHVSADGQMQPVPFPPDALIGPGIPRHARQINTLSHGEVVCAVTISNPTRHVYTGGKGCVKIWDISQPGSKSPVSQLDCLNRDNYIRSCKLLPDGRTLIVGGEASTLTIWDLASQTPRIKAELTSSAPACYALAISPDAKVCFSCCSDGNIAVWDLHNQTLVRQFQGHTDGASCIDISHDGTKLWTGGLDNTVRSWDLREGRQLQQHDFTSQIFSLGYCPTGEWLAVGMESSNVEVLHHTKPDKYQLHLHESCVLSLKFAYCGKWFVSTGKDNLLNAWRTPYGASIFQSKESSSVLSCDISADDKYIVTGSGDKKATVYEVIY from the exons ATGTATCCGCAGGGCCGGCATCCG gCACCTCACCAGCCTGGTCAGCCAGGCTTCAAATTCACTGTAGCAGAATCTTGTGACAGGATCAAAGATGAATTCCAGTTCCTTCAAGCTCAGTACCACAG TCTTAAAGTGGAGTATGACAAACTGGCCAATGAGAAGACAGAGATGCAGCGACATTATGTCATG TACTATGAGATGTCCTATGGGCTGAACATTGAAATGCATAAACAG ACTGAGATTGCCAAACGGCTAAATGCGATTCTTGCTCAAATCATGCCTTTCTTGTCACAagag CACCAACAGCAGGTTGCGCAGGCTGTTGAACGTGCTAAGCAAGTGACAATGACAGAGTTGAATGCCATCATCGGG cagcagcagctccagGCTCAACACCTTTCTCATGCTGCTCATGGACCCCCGGTCCAGCTGCCCCCTCACCCTTCGGGGCTGCAGCCCCCAGGCATCCCTTCAGTCACGGGCTCAGGCTCAGGTCTGCTGGCGCTGGGAGCTCTGGGCAGCCAGGCGCACCTGCCAGTCAAAGACGAGAAGAACCACCATGACCTGGAGCACAGAG AGCGGGAATCTAGCACA AATAATTCAGTATCACCATCAGACAGCCTGAGGGCCAGTGACAAACACAGAGGCTCGTCAGAATACAGTCTGGACCCGAAGAAACGCAGAGTGGAGGAGAAGGAAAACATGAGCCGATAT GACAGTGATGGTGACAAAAGTGATGATCTGGTCGTTGATGTGTCCAACGAG GATCCAGCCACTCCAAGGGCCAGCCCCTCTCACTCTCCCCCTGAGAATGGACTTGACAAGGCCAGAGCGCTGAAGAAAGATGCCCCCAACAGCCCGGCTTCTGTTGCCTCCTCTGGAAGCACCCCCTCCTCAAAAGTGAAGGACCACCCACAT AACGACAAGTCCTCCACCCCAGGTTTAAAGTCCAACACCCCCACCCCACGCAACGATGCTCCCACCCCAGGAACCAGCAACACCCCTGGGCTCAGGCCCATTCCCGGAAAACCACCAGGCATGGAAGCGCTGA CACCTGCTCTACGTACACCATTGTCGATTGCGGCGCCATATGGGGCTCCATTCGCCATGATGGGTCACCATCCAGAGATGAACGGTTCATTGACCAATCCGGGTGTTTACTCTGGCCTTCACATCTCTCCTCAGATGAGTGCCGCAGCCGCTGCTGCCTATGGACGATCAACTATG GCGGGCTTTGATCCTCATCCCCACATGCGTGCTCCTGGTCTGCCGACAAGTCTGACCTCTATACCTGGAGGAAAACC GGCCTACTCCTTCCACGTTAGCGCAGATGGCCAGATGCAACCAGTACCTTTTCCTCCAGATGCTCTGATTGGACCCGGCATTCCCCGTCATGCTCGTCAGATCAACACACTCAGCCACGGTGAGGTGGTGTGTGCCGTAACCATCAGCAACCCCACGCGGCACGTCTATACTGGTGGCAAAGGCTGCGTGAAGATCTGGGATATCAGTCAGCCCGGCAGCAAGAGCCCTGTCTCACAACTCGACTGTCTG aacAGGGATAACTATATCCGTTCCTGTAAGCTGCTTCCGGATGGCCGCACTTTGATCGTTGGAGGGGAAGCCAGCACTCTGACCATATGGGATTTGGCCTCTCAGACTCCCCGTATCAAAGCCGAGCTCACCTCTTCTGCCCCGGCCTGCTATGCGCTGGCGATCAGCCCTGATGCCAAGGTCTGCTTCTCCTGCTGCAGTGATGGAAATATTGCTGTCTGGGACCTTCATAACCAAACCCTTGTCAG GCAGTTCCAGGGTCACACAGATGGTGCAAGTTGTATAGACATTTCCCATGATGGCACCAAACTGTGGACAGGTGGACTGGACAACACCGTACGGTCCTGGGACCTGAGAGAGGGACGACAGCTCCAGCAGCATGACTTTACTTCACAG ATCTTCTCTCTGGGCTACTGTCCGACGGGCGAGTGGCTGGCTGTGGGAATGGAGAGCAGTAATGTGGAGGTGCTTCATCACACCAAGCCTGACAAGTACCAGCTGCACCTGCATGAGAGCTGTGTCCTCTCCCTCAAATTTGCCTACTGTG GTAAATGGTTTGTGAGCACTGGGAAGGACAATCTCTTGAATGCTTGGAGGACTCCCTATGGTGCCAGCATTTTCCAG TCCAAGGAGTCGTCTTCTGTCCTGAGCTGTGACATCTCAGCTGATGATAAGTACATTGTGACAGGATCTGGAGACAAGAAGGCCACTGTGTATGAAGTGATCTACTAA